A window from Salvia miltiorrhiza cultivar Shanhuang (shh) chromosome 2, IMPLAD_Smil_shh, whole genome shotgun sequence encodes these proteins:
- the LOC131011673 gene encoding uncharacterized protein LOC131011673 isoform X1, producing the protein MDFHCMKRKQLQALCKKHKIPANLSNLQMINRLTDFLQAQEDNVSEIESTGEVVSKTGKKVRFSPEHELIEFTRSPEIIKRSRRNSMGRHSSTMQTGELKLMEAEVKQKKRGRKAVKCNDGQKIASAVDSFEDGALETEEGDVVRSGRMTRLRGKLVAEGVSNASKREGNGDDKRGEKAPDKVKNDERQEEIVENHSRVTRSRAQKLTEAPAAEEKRGRKAVKNIGKAAPVRAETGDNADSLSKRGDESEGKSDERRKGNEKGLKESLVNKQIAGEHATVEPQIRFRRSKRRANGVDESEMFTIDTRKHENAEVKGSRKTSKLSASGVSKVDTEISGLEANPGRRIVLKFEEPIQKMEPRRSNRRKTMIASDSLRVDTLRSSLPQSDIVPEVSKDEKIVIQPIGIMRRSRRKTLSLKLVSATDTDSAVENLEAEKHISESCLVEKENYAVEKKTRLTRNTSKCKPPGSLDKISGDSNIHQKNKVMKRKRGHVTGDVIKNHNDQISEEQSLKGSSSEKVVSSAATGIFADERNQPHRLGKPNMLDASSHRDSSGIGESLFLDVQLSVSKDSENANKSCSKNSISDVDLTFIRDTCEKKEAVSVADSADSSCMNLANEEDFVKSATNAASRSAELGIESSVSEDQISSSKTVEVEKGKLLMEFDVQESVEQNITGVDKDDPGAQVYSQADDSGCNNKINDQVLEEGLYVSGEEASAETHTSADSFLLGDQTHVKTDLEVAETAVDERVQPCLRVDDCHNDLDHLGSPSNILDNNNEGTSQTSGEDGAFESCGTHYTHSKSTSKLKAPSLGMTRHHGDNVAEGNETFFHKGGASEQAEADEGGCSKDQRNASDHFSESYMPDLCHGERDARTVSPDRGIFPGEYLVMNSEEHCTDSTCVNQKRSIDSDVVETRESESSKGHKSKRDEDGEFCLVNLFDEEGRYGITPQVEENFSGEHSVKNFDEQGMSHGSPSIAPTTICNSTGDHKANLSTEGGEAYHFENKQLELTEADESGCLKSDKSSNSQETNPSTPSNVSETKAEKQKSLLAKSSALAYANQRQGTWSNASELAGNAVCFLKSSEGKISQIAEGLIADEDVNHENYGTDKEVSAEASISDVKSCPVSKIADESSGGVKFQDTVETEHQHRNLVARQSESDEDEEATPGISRQSWTEAELQNLFGTSDEDASPGLSDTFCEGSETANMTISKNISTASNSGILTKKQEKEREGENGIESDADIYAVKVTTPYKTEENYFHDRVLDGSVTSIKECSEAMKENVAAGSTSYEKAQNIGYEIENNLGIGASLSDNGGDDICEDTNEVERFELLNTSTGVLSGAEYDGCEALEDQLTHRKEECLQEIISVTQEDREGHVIPLAESCLNDEATEKSFINASGSQRNFYELESCTHMSEICTISELSDADPQKSVVPESSHLPTACSNDGDILRETLIETSSDPEVAKIGSSKKGISPLVSLKASPDSEESIFESDDQYEAKKLDEKVGDSTSSQDISDELHTNSEVAIQESVSTGYNICRELDHLVSSDELESTCKEAEGREMTTQTLSNSDVVAEHGSFVSGAVSGLLSNSPMHINLGYHGCGDKKLEAGEPVSSLDEEKVQEAGFELGNSLGLGDLLSDDGGEDTCGKMNDVESVGLEVTFTRTEYDGCEASEGQLTENTGECQKGTDFIAEDNEEKVVPLGQSYLYDGETDSDSESTQENTNSLFGTPNNLDKLGGCQDMLIDTALSESVSCKSRVYHKSEQEMIQSGEGAVELSDADLQKSNISEINQSVIDEGTYLLLSSKASPVYDELTESTDTDDLNGAKICDEMNTKAKSCQEDMTNESHINSEVAIQKHVSDTNGQSEEAGLACSLELESTFLETKETGTTTQDPNNVAAPTDLSSSVCGAELHIHLRGENNDIENLDMWKPVFNLSGDNDKKDSGSTGRTEENPTAQIVQFPIHELHFEENAEDFENDTHIMSNLPASSGYDSILRESDVADTIKEYIDSESSLPVIFENSGAGLPSDMLADTDEGFGSEKPASPYEKDIAARLDSLTPTMKISCDSSSKDKDNVPLVDCLNTEIKEQEKATLSTRPSQVSRNAANLPERVDEEGTSVKLEGGEDGQSSTMRKNARTILIHGTPGKLLAMADMKENMPMQKRSNVADITAARPAKRRALRDLQ; encoded by the exons ATGGATTTCCACTGTATGAAGCGCAAACAGCTGCAGGCATTATGCAAGAAGCACAAGATTCCGGCCAATTTGTCCAATCTCCAGATGATCAACCGGCTTACGGACTTTCTTCAG GCGCAGGAAGATAATGTGAGCGAAATCGAATCGACTGGCGAGGTTGTGAGTAAAACAGGTAAGAAAGTACGATTTAGTCCGGAGCATGAACTGATTGAGTTTACCAGATCTCctgaaataataaaaagaagtaGGAGGAATTCTATGGGTAGACATAGTAGCACCATGCAGACTGGAGAGTTGAAGTTAATGGAGGCAGAGGTAAAGCAGAAGAAGAGAGGGAGGAAAGCTGTAAAATGTAATGATGGGCAAAAAATTGCTTCTGCTGTTGATAGTTTTGAAGATGGCGCGTTGGAAACGGAGGAGGGTGATGTAGTTAGGTCAGGCAGAATGACGCGGTTGAGAGGGAAGTTGGTAGCAGAGGGCGTCAGTAACGCAAGCAAAAGAGAGGGAAACGGTGATGATAAGAGAGGCGAGAAAGCTCCAGATAAGGTCAAGAACGACGAGCGTCAAGAGGAGATTGTGGAGAACCATAGTAGGGTTACCAGGTCTAGGGCACAGAAATTGACTGAGGCTCCTGCAGCAGAGGAGAAAAGAGGGAGAAAAGCAGTGAAAAACATTGGTAAGGCAGCTCCTGTTAGAGCTGAAACTGGCGACAATGCAGATTCTTTGAGTAAGAGAGGGGATGAGAGTGAAGGAAAATCAGATGAGAGAAGAAAAGGAAATGAAAAAGGGTTGAAAGAGAGTTTGGTGAATAAGCAAATTGCAGGGGAACATGCGACTGTTGAACCTCAAATTCGTTTTAGGAGATCTAAAAGGAGAGCGAACGGGGTTGATGAATCTGAAATGTTTACGATTGATACAAGGAAACATGAAAATGCCGAGGTCAAGGGCTCAAGGAAAACCTCAAAGTTGTCGGCATCAGGTGTTTCAAAAGTGGATACAGAAATTAGTGGACTTGAAGCTAATCCAGGTAGAAGAATAGTTCTGAAATTTGAAGAACCCATTCAAAAGATGGAACCCCGAAGAAGTAACAGGAGGAAGACTATGATTGCATCTGATAGTCTTAGAGTTGACACATTGAGGAGCTCACTGCCACAATCAGATATTGTTCCTGAAGTATCTAAAGATGAGAAGATAGTTATCCAGCCTATCGGAATTATGAGGAGGTCTAGGCGTAAAACTTTAAGTCTTAAATTGGTTTCTGCTACTGATACTGATTCAGCTGTTGAGAATCTCGAAGCAGAAAAGCATATAAGTGAATCGTGTCTAGTAGAGAAGGAGAATTATGCAGTTGAGAAGAAAACGCGATTAACAAGGAATACTTCCAAATGTAAGCCACCAGGGTCTCTAGACAAGATTAGTGGAGATTCTAATATTCACCAGAAGAACAAAGTAATGAAGAGAAAAAGAGGCCACGTCACAGGAGATGTCATAAAAAACCACAATGATCAAATTTCTGAAGAACAGTCCTTGAAAGGAAGTAGCAGTGAGAAAGTTGTGTCTTCAGCTGCCACAGGAATATTTGCTGATGAGAGGAACCAACCACACAGATTAGGCAAGCCTAATATGCTGGATGCTTCATCGCATCGTGATTCTTCAGGGATTGGGGAATCATTGTTCTTGGATGTTCAGCTGTCTGTCTCTAAAGATTCAGAGAATGCTAACAAATCATGTTCCAAAAATAGCATTAGTGATGTGGATCTGACATTTATAAGAGATACTTGTGAAAAGAAAGAAGCGGTCTCTGTTGCTGATAGTGCGGACAGTTCTTGTATGAACTTGGCCAATGAAGAAGATTTTGTGAAATCAGCCACAAATGCAGCATCCAGGAGTGCAGAACTGGGAATTGAGTCTTCAGTTTCTGAGGATCAAATTTCTAGCAGCAAGACTGTGGAAGTGGAAAAGGGCAAGTTACTGATGGAGTTTGATGTCCAGGAATCAGTTGAACAAAATATAACAGGCGTGGATAAGGATGACCCTGGAGCTCAGGTGTATAGCCAAGCGGATGATTCTGGCTGCAACAACAAAATCAATGACCAAGTACTTGAAGAAGGCTTATATGTTTCAGGAGAGGAAGCTTCTGCTGAGACTCACACTTCTGCTGACAGCTTTTTACTTGGTGATCAAACACATGTTAAGA CTGATCTAGAAGTAGCAGAGACTGCTGTGGATGAACGCGTACAACCATGTCTCAGAGTGGATGATTGCCATAATGATCTAGACCACTTAGGATCACCCAGTAACATTCTGGACAACAATAACGAAGGTACATCCCAAACATCTGGAGAAGATGGAGCATTTGAGTCTTGCG GGACCCATTATACCCACTCAAAGAGTACTTCAAAACTGAAGGCACCATCTTTAGGCATGACTAGGCATCATGGTGATAATGTGGCCGAAGGAAATGAAACCTTCTTCCATAAAGGTGGAGCTTCAGAACAGGCTGAAGCTGATGAAGGTGGTTGCTCAAAAGATCAAAGAAATGCAAGTGACCATTTCAGTGAATCCTATATGCCTGATCTATGTCATGGTGAAAGAGATGCTAGAACAGTCTCACCAGATAGAGGAATCTTTCCAGGTGAATATTTAGTTATGAACTCTGAAGAGCATTGTACAGATAGCACTTGTGTTAATCAAAAGAGAAGTATAGATTCAGATGTTGTTGAAACTCGTGAAAGTGAATCCTCTAAGGGTCACAAGAGCAAGCGTGATGAAGATGGGGAATTTTGTTTGGTTAATTTATTTGATGAAGAGGGGAGATATGGAATCACACCACAAGTGGAAGAAAACTTTTCTGGTGAACACTCAGTCAAGAATTTTGATGAGCAAGGGATGTCACATGGTTCCCCTTCTATAGCACCCACAACTATCTGCAACAGTACTGGAGATCATAAGGCAAACCTCTCAACTGAAGGAGGCGAAGCCTATCATTTTGAGAACAAACAGTTAGAATTAACTGAAGCTGATGAAAGTGGATGCTTGAAGAGTGACAAGAGCTCTAACTCACAGGAAACAAATCCCTCTACACCCTCTAATGTTTCTGAAACTAAAG CGGAGAAGCAAAAGAGTCTATTGGCCAAGTCCAGTGCACTTGCATACGCTAATCAGAGGCAGGGAACTTGGAGTAATGCAAGTGAACTGGCAGGAAATGCAGTGTGCTTCTTAAAGAGCTCTGAGGGGAAAATTAGTCAGATTGCTGAAGGCCTCATTGCTGATGAAGATG TCAATCATGAAAACTATGGCACAGATAAAGAGGTTTCTGCTGAGGCAAGCATTTCCGATGTCAAAAGTTGCCCTGTCAGCAAGATAGCGGATGAGAGTTCCGGTGGTGTGAAGTTTCAAGACACCGTGGAAACTGAACATCAACATAGAAACCTGGTAGCAAGGCAGTCAGAGtcagatgaagatgaagaggcTACTCCTGGGATATCCAGGCAAAGCTGGACAG AAGCTGAACTTCAGAATCTGTTTGGAACCTCGGACGAAGATGCTTCTCCTGGACTAAGTGACACTTTCTGTGAAGGATCTGAAACCGCCAATATGACAATCTCAAAGAACATATCGACTGCCAGCAATAGTGGCATCTTGACCAAGAAGCAGGAAAAAGAGAGGGAGGGAGAAAACGGTATCGAGAGTGATGCTGACATCTATG CAGTCAAGGTTACGACTCCCTACAAGACAGAAGAAAACTATTTTCATGACAGAGTATTGGATGGAAGTGTGACATCGATTAAGGAATGCTCTGAAGCAATGAAGGAAAATGTTGCTGCAGGAAGTACGTCCTATGAAAAGGCACAGAATATTGGATATGAGATTGAGAACAACTTAGGCATTGGAGCTTCATTATCAGATAATGGTGGAGATGACATTTGTGAGGATACAAACGAGGTTGAGAGATTTGAATTGCTGAATACATCCACCGGAGTTCTTTCTGGAGCTGAGTATGACGGTTGTGAAGCTTTGGAGGATCAATTGACCCATAGAAAAGAGGAGTGCCTTCAAGAAATTATTTCAGTAACGCAAGAAGACAGGGAAGGTCATGTCATTCCTCTAGCAGAATCCTGTCTTAATGACGAAGCAACAGAGAAAAGTTTTATTAATGCATCTGGGTCACAACGGAATTTTTATGAACTTGAAAGCTGCACACACATGTCAGAAATATGTACTATATCTGAGTTATCTGATGCCGATCCTCAGAAGTCTGTCGTTCCTGAGAGTAGTCATCTTCCCACTGCCTGTTCTAATGATGGCGACATTTTGAGGGAAACATTGATTGAGACTTCTAGTGATCCAGAAGTAGCAAAAATTGGCAGCTCCAAGAAAG GTATATCTCCCCTTGTTTCTTTGAAAGCCTCCCCTGATTCTGAAGAATCCATATTTGAGAGTGATGATCAATATGAAGCCAAGAAATTGGATGAGAAAGTTGGTGATTCAACTTCCTCTCAGGATATTTCTGATGAGTTGCATACCAACAGTGAAGTGGCAATTCAGGAAAGTGTTTCAACTGGTTACAATATATGTCGGGAACTGGATCATCTTGTAAGTTCTGATGAACTTGAGAGCACATGTAAGGAGGCAGAAGGGAGGGAAATGACCACACAGACTTTAAGTAACTCAGATGTTgttgcag AACATGGATCCTTTGTCTCCGGGGCAGTATCTGGTCTCCTCAGCAATTCGCCAATGCACATCAATTTAGGATATCATGGATGTGGTGATAAAAAATTAGAAGCTGGGGAACCTGTCTCCAGTTTAGATGAGGAAAAGGTGCAAGAGGCTGGATTTGAACTTGGAAACAGTTTAGGCCTTGGAGATTTATTATCAGATGATGGTGGAGAAGACACTTGTGGAAAGATGAACGATGTTGAGAGTGTTGGGTTAGAAGTTACCTTCACTAGAACAGAATATGATGGCTGTGAAGCTTCTGAGGGGCAGCTGACTGAGAACACAGGGGAGTGCCAGAAAGGAACTGACTTCATTGCAGAAGACAATGAAGAAAAGGTCGTTCCTCTAGGACAATCCTATCTTTATGATGGAGAAACAGATAGTGACAGTGAATCGACACAGGAAAATACTAATAGCTTGTTTGGTACACCCAACAATTTGGATAAACTTGGAGGCTGTCAAGACATGTTAATTGATACTGCTCTGTCCGAAAGTGTCAGCTGTAAGAGTAGAGTTTATCACAAATCTGAGCAGGAAATGATACAAAGTGGTGAAGGTGCAGTTGAGTTATCTGATGCTGATCTTCAAAAGTCTAACATTTCTGAAATCAATCAGAGCGTCATAGACGAAG GTACCTATCTGCTTCTTTCTTCAAAGGCTTCCCCTGTCTATGATGAACTTACAGAAAGCACAGATACTGATGATCTTAATGGAGCCAAGATTTGCGATGAGATGAATACCAAAGCAAAATCCTGCCAAGAAGATATGACTAATGAGTCGCATATCAACAGTGAAGTGGCCATTCAAAAACACGTTTCAGATACTAACGGCCAGTCTGAGGAAGCTGGTCTTGCTTGCAGTCTTGAACTTGAGAGCACGTTCCTGGAGACAAAAGAGACAGGAACAACCACACAGGATCCTAACAATGTTGCTGCTCCTACAG ACCTCAGTTCTTCTGTCTGCGGTGCAGAACTGCATATCCATCTAAGAGGTGAAAATAATGACATCGAGAATTTGGATATGTGGAAACCGGTCTTCAATTTGAGTGGAGATAATGATAAGAAGGATAGTGGAAGCACTGGAAGGACCGAGGAGAATCCAACTGCTCAAATCGTTCAGTTTCCCATTCACGAGCTTCATTTTGAGGAAAATGCGGAAGACTTCGAGAATGATACTCACATAATGTCAAATTTGCCAGCCTCCTCCGGATATGATTCAATTTTAAGGGAAAGTGATGTGGCCGATACCATTAAAGAGTACATTGATTCTGAATCTTCTCTGCCTGTCATCTTTGAGAACTCCGGAGCCGGCCTTCCAAGTGACATGTTGGCAGATACTGATGAAGGATTTGGTAGTGAAAAACCAGCTTCGCCCTACGAAAAGGATATTGCTGCAAGGCTTGACAGTCTAACTCCCACGATGAAGATATCGTGCGACTCAAGCTCCAAGGATAAAGATAATGTGCCATTGGTTGACTGCCTGAATACAGAAATCAAAGAACAGGAGAAAGCAACATTATCAACCAGACCTTCCCAAGTCTCCAGGAATGCAGCAAATTTGCCTGAACGTGTCGATGAAGAAG gCACTAGTGTTAAGCTTGAGGGGGGTGAAGATGGGCAGAGTTCAACCATGAGAAAGAATGCTAGAACTATTTTGATCCATGGGACCCCAGGTAAGCTTCTAGCTATGGCGGACATGAAGGAGAACATGCCGATGCAGAAGCGCTCCAACGTCGCTGATATCACTGCAGCAAGACCAGCAAAAAGGAGAGCCTTGCGGGATCTTCAGTAG